The following are encoded in a window of Streptomyces sp. Go-475 genomic DNA:
- the dxs gene encoding 1-deoxy-D-xylulose-5-phosphate synthase gives MLDTVDGPADLSRLGLPELRTLAQEIRRFLVTEVSRTGGHLGPNLGVVELTIALHRVFDSPRDVLLWDTGHQAYVHKLLTGRKDFSRLRAKGGLSGYPSRSESEHDVIENSHASTALSYADGLATANRLRGFHDRCVVAVVGDGALTGGMAWEALNNIAAAKDRPLVIVVNDNERSYAPTVGGLADHLATLRTSAGYEAFLQRGKEILTGVPFAGRTLYDALHGAKKGLKDFLTPQGLFEDLGLKYVGPVDGHDLVALETALRRAKGFPGPVVVHCLTRKGKGYRPAEEHQADRLHAIGPRRAAPRATGPSWTSVFSDEIVRIGAERPDVVAITAAMREPVGLEAFAAAFPERTFDVGIAEQHAVTCAAGLAAGGMHPVVALYATFLNRAFDQVLMDVALHKAGVTFVLDRAGVTGNDGPSHHGMWDMSILQVVPGLRLAAPRDGARLRARLAEAVAVSDAPTVVRYPKGAVPDEVPAVGHVDGVDILAGSAEASADVLIVSVGAMAATAVRVGEALAGAGVSVTVVDPEWVQPVAPALTTVAGRHGLVAVLEDNVVVGGVGSVLSHTLREAHVSTPVLQFGLPRCFLPHADRSELLEEAGLTPDQISRSLLDSVTRCGLLDDRRAS, from the coding sequence CTGCTGGACACCGTGGACGGGCCGGCGGATCTGAGCCGTCTCGGCCTGCCGGAACTGCGCACACTCGCGCAGGAGATACGCCGGTTCCTCGTCACCGAAGTCTCGCGCACCGGTGGGCATCTGGGTCCCAACCTCGGCGTGGTGGAGCTGACGATCGCTCTGCACCGTGTGTTCGACTCCCCGCGGGACGTGCTGCTGTGGGACACCGGCCATCAGGCCTATGTCCACAAACTGCTCACCGGTCGCAAGGACTTCAGCAGACTGCGGGCCAAGGGCGGGTTGTCCGGCTATCCGTCCCGGTCCGAGTCCGAACACGACGTCATCGAGAACTCGCACGCCTCCACCGCGCTGTCGTACGCGGACGGCCTGGCCACGGCCAACCGGCTGAGGGGATTCCACGACCGGTGCGTGGTGGCGGTGGTCGGTGACGGGGCGCTCACCGGTGGCATGGCCTGGGAGGCCCTGAACAACATCGCCGCCGCCAAGGACCGGCCGTTGGTCATCGTCGTCAACGACAACGAACGCTCCTACGCGCCCACCGTCGGTGGTCTGGCCGACCACCTGGCGACGCTGCGGACGTCGGCCGGCTATGAGGCTTTCCTGCAACGGGGCAAGGAGATCCTCACCGGCGTGCCCTTCGCCGGGCGGACGCTCTACGACGCGCTGCACGGGGCCAAGAAGGGGCTGAAGGACTTTCTCACCCCCCAGGGCCTCTTCGAGGACCTGGGGCTGAAGTACGTGGGCCCTGTCGACGGACACGACCTGGTCGCGCTGGAGACGGCTCTGCGTCGGGCCAAGGGATTCCCCGGTCCCGTGGTCGTCCACTGCCTGACCCGTAAAGGCAAGGGGTACCGGCCGGCGGAGGAGCACCAGGCCGACCGTCTTCACGCCATCGGCCCCAGGCGGGCGGCGCCACGGGCGACCGGTCCGTCGTGGACCTCGGTCTTCTCGGACGAGATCGTCAGGATCGGGGCAGAGCGGCCCGACGTGGTCGCGATCACCGCGGCGATGCGCGAGCCCGTCGGGCTGGAGGCGTTCGCGGCGGCCTTCCCGGAACGCACCTTCGACGTGGGCATCGCCGAACAGCACGCCGTCACCTGCGCGGCCGGACTGGCCGCGGGCGGGATGCACCCGGTGGTCGCCCTCTACGCCACCTTCCTCAACCGGGCCTTCGACCAGGTGCTGATGGATGTGGCCCTGCACAAGGCAGGAGTCACGTTCGTCCTCGACCGGGCCGGCGTCACCGGCAACGACGGGCCGAGCCACCACGGCATGTGGGACATGTCCATACTCCAGGTGGTGCCCGGCCTGCGACTGGCGGCCCCGCGTGACGGGGCCCGGCTGAGGGCCAGGCTGGCTGAGGCCGTGGCCGTTTCCGACGCTCCGACGGTCGTGCGCTACCCGAAGGGCGCCGTGCCGGACGAGGTGCCGGCCGTCGGGCATGTCGACGGCGTCGACATCCTGGCCGGCAGTGCGGAGGCGTCGGCCGACGTCCTGATCGTCTCGGTCGGAGCCATGGCCGCGACCGCTGTGCGGGTCGGCGAGGCGCTCGCCGGTGCGGGTGTCTCGGTGACGGTGGTGGACCCGGAATGGGTCCAGCCTGTCGCACCGGCCCTGACGACCGTGGCCGGCCGGCACGGCCTGGTGGCCGTGCTCGAAGACAACGTGGTCGTCGGCGGCGTGGGCTCGGTTCTCTCCCACACGCTGCGCGAGGCACATGTCAGCACTCCCGTGCTGCAGTTCGGCCTCCCGCGGTGTTTCCTTCCGCACGCGGACCGATCAGAACTGCTCGAAGAAGCCGGCCTGACACCCGACCAGATCTCCCGGTCCCTGCTGGACTCGGTGACCAGGTGTGGGCTGCTTGACGACCGGAGGGCCTCGTGA